One Halarcobacter ebronensis genomic window carries:
- a CDS encoding beta-ketoacyl-ACP synthase II yields MKRVVITGLGTINSIGHCVEDSFKAVVAGECGIDTISLFDASDYPVQIAAEVKDFDPTTVMDKKEVKKADRFIQLGIKAALEAMCDSGFATEENKRVDESIASRFGIISASGIGGLSTIERNSVVCENRGPRKISPFFIPSSLVNMLGGFISIEHGLKGPSLSHVTACAASTHALADAFKTIVLNGADRVLVVGAESAICGAGVGGFAAMKALSTRNDDPKTASRPFDKDRDGFVMGEGAGALVLEDLDSALERGAKIYCEVIGIGESADANHITAPVMDGPLRAMKAAISMAEATAGGKIKIDYINTHGTSTPVGDLNESKAIVELFNGVENCPPVTSTKGQVGHCLGAAGAIEAIFAIKALNEGIIPPTINIKNQDEECQLDYVPDVARKAELNIVMSNNFGFGGTNASVIFKKFDK; encoded by the coding sequence ATGAAAAGAGTTGTAATAACTGGTTTAGGTACTATTAATTCTATAGGACACTGTGTAGAAGATTCGTTTAAAGCAGTCGTTGCGGGGGAATGTGGTATTGACACCATTTCACTTTTTGATGCAAGTGACTATCCTGTTCAAATTGCAGCTGAAGTTAAAGATTTTGATCCAACAACGGTAATGGATAAAAAAGAGGTTAAAAAAGCTGATAGATTTATACAACTTGGTATTAAAGCCGCTTTAGAAGCTATGTGTGATTCTGGTTTTGCAACAGAAGAGAATAAAAGAGTTGATGAATCTATTGCCTCTAGATTTGGTATTATCTCAGCATCTGGTATTGGTGGATTATCAACAATTGAAAGAAACTCAGTTGTTTGTGAAAACAGAGGTCCAAGAAAAATTTCGCCATTTTTCATCCCTTCATCTTTAGTAAATATGTTAGGTGGATTTATCTCAATTGAGCATGGATTAAAAGGTCCATCACTTTCACATGTTACAGCTTGTGCAGCATCAACTCATGCATTAGCTGACGCATTTAAAACAATTGTTTTAAATGGAGCAGATAGAGTATTAGTTGTGGGTGCTGAAAGTGCAATTTGTGGTGCAGGTGTTGGTGGATTTGCTGCAATGAAAGCATTATCTACTAGAAATGACGATCCTAAAACTGCTTCAAGACCATTTGATAAAGATAGAGATGGTTTTGTAATGGGAGAAGGTGCAGGAGCACTTGTACTTGAAGATTTAGACTCTGCTCTTGAAAGAGGTGCAAAAATCTATTGTGAAGTGATTGGTATTGGAGAGAGTGCTGATGCTAACCATATTACTGCTCCTGTTATGGATGGACCACTAAGAGCTATGAAAGCTGCAATTTCAATGGCTGAAGCAACAGCTGGTGGAAAAATAAAAATTGATTATATAAATACTCACGGAACTTCAACTCCAGTTGGAGATCTAAATGAGTCTAAGGCTATTGTTGAACTGTTTAATGGTGTAGAAAATTGTCCTCCTGTTACATCAACAAAAGGACAAGTTGGTCACTGTTTAGGTGCAGCAGGAGCGATTGAGGCAATTTTTGCAATTAAGGCATTAAATGAGGGGATTATTCCTCCAACAATAAATATTAAAAATCAAGATGAAGAGTGTCAACTAGACTATGTTCCAGATGTAGCTAGAAAAGCTGAACTAAACATTGTTATGAGTAATAACTTTGGGTTTGGTGGAACAAATGCATCTGTAATTTTCAAAAAGTTTGATAAGTAG
- the acpP gene encoding acyl carrier protein, with protein MALLDDVKEVVVEQLDCDPAEVKEESKFIEDLGADSLDVVELVMALEEKFDIEIPDEDAEKILTVADAIKYIEDNA; from the coding sequence ATGGCATTATTAGATGATGTGAAAGAAGTAGTAGTTGAGCAACTTGATTGTGATCCGGCTGAAGTTAAAGAAGAATCTAAATTCATCGAGGACTTAGGTGCTGACTCTTTAGACGTTGTTGAATTAGTTATGGCGTTAGAAGAAAAATTCGATATCGAAATCCCTGATGAAGATGCAGAAAAGATTTTAACTGTAGCTGATGCTATTAAATACATCGAAGATAACGCGTAA
- the fabG gene encoding 3-oxoacyl-ACP reductase FabG: MKFSGTNVLVTGASRGIGAEIAKTLGGFGLKVWINYRSGAEAAEAIKEEIESNGGKAAIIKADVTNEDEFNDAIKTIVDADGELSYLVNNAGITRDKLALRMSVEDFTDVINANLTSAFIGCKAALKVMGKKRFGSIVNISSIVGEMGNPGQTNYSASKGGLNAMTKSFAKEAAARNLRYNAVTPGFIQTDMTNELKDEVKAEYEKNIPLSRFGQPKEIAEAVAFLLSDHSSYITGEILKVNGGLYV, from the coding sequence ATGAAATTTAGTGGAACAAATGTATTAGTAACAGGTGCAAGCAGAGGAATTGGAGCTGAGATTGCAAAAACTTTAGGTGGTTTTGGTCTAAAAGTATGGATTAACTACAGAAGTGGAGCAGAGGCTGCTGAGGCAATTAAAGAAGAGATTGAATCAAATGGCGGAAAAGCTGCAATTATAAAAGCTGATGTTACAAATGAAGATGAGTTCAATGATGCAATTAAAACAATTGTAGATGCAGATGGAGAGCTATCATATCTTGTAAACAATGCAGGTATTACAAGGGATAAATTAGCTCTAAGAATGTCAGTTGAAGATTTCACAGATGTAATTAATGCAAACTTAACTTCTGCGTTTATTGGATGTAAAGCTGCTTTAAAAGTTATGGGTAAAAAAAGATTTGGTTCTATTGTTAATATCTCTTCAATTGTTGGAGAGATGGGAAATCCAGGACAAACTAACTATTCAGCTTCTAAAGGTGGTTTAAATGCAATGACAAAATCATTTGCAAAAGAGGCAGCTGCAAGAAATCTTAGATACAACGCAGTAACTCCAGGGTTTATTCAAACAGATATGACAAATGAGTTAAAAGATGAAGTTAAAGCAGAATATGAAAAAAATATTCCTCTAAGTAGATTTGGTCAACCAAAAGAGATTGCCGAAGCTGTGGCGTTTCTTTTAAGTGATCACTCTTCATATATTACAGGTGAAATTTTGAAAGTAAATGGTGGATTATACGTATAA
- a CDS encoding 7-carboxy-7-deazaguanine synthase QueE, translating into MLEINEIFGPTIQGEGKLIGTPSIFIRVGKCNMKCEGFNVEYETPSGVKKCSCDTYYAVDPAFKDQWQQLSSKEIIEKVNELKPDYNVDIVITGGEPLLYWFNEEFQELLKYYVTNAYKVTIETNASLNIDLQQEYQKKILFSMSVKLSNSLEPLKKRVNIATLTTIINGTKESYLKFVVDKKFIAQAAKEIEEILKEIPEVEVYLMPMGDTAEEINQNSEAVINMAIKKGFKYCDRLHIRVWDNKRGV; encoded by the coding sequence ATGCTTGAAATAAATGAGATTTTTGGACCAACAATACAAGGAGAGGGAAAACTAATAGGAACTCCTTCTATCTTTATTAGAGTTGGAAAATGTAATATGAAATGCGAAGGGTTTAATGTTGAATACGAAACCCCAAGTGGAGTTAAAAAGTGTTCTTGTGATACTTATTACGCCGTTGACCCAGCTTTCAAAGATCAATGGCAACAATTAAGTTCAAAAGAGATTATAGAAAAAGTCAATGAACTAAAACCAGATTATAATGTGGATATTGTAATTACTGGAGGAGAACCTCTTTTATATTGGTTTAATGAAGAGTTTCAAGAACTTTTAAAATATTATGTAACAAATGCTTATAAAGTTACCATTGAGACAAATGCCTCTTTAAATATAGATTTACAACAAGAGTATCAAAAGAAGATTCTATTCTCTATGAGTGTAAAACTCTCAAACTCTTTGGAACCTCTTAAAAAAAGAGTTAATATTGCCACTTTAACAACAATTATAAATGGTACAAAAGAGTCTTATCTTAAGTTTGTTGTTGATAAAAAATTTATTGCACAAGCAGCAAAAGAGATAGAAGAGATCTTAAAAGAGATTCCAGAAGTTGAAGTCTATTTAATGCCAATGGGTGATACAGCAGAAGAGATAAATCAAAATAGTGAGGCTGTAATTAATATGGCAATTAAAAAAGGTTTTAAATATTGTGACCGCCTTCATATAAGGGTTTGGGACAATAAAAGAGGTGTTTAG
- a CDS encoding 6-carboxytetrahydropterin synthase codes for MTWKISKSFDFCYGHRVWSQELNAEFSMDSCLKCRHLHGHQGKVIIYLESNKLNNGMVTDFKHLNWFKHFLDDVLDHKFIIDINDPLFQTLLPHYNKEELLKFPQGYMLVDLTKIKDEPQHIKEMYEGYVLVDFVPTSENLSAWFLKIAAEKMSKLGIKVSSVEFEETPKSKSHVYA; via the coding sequence TTGACGTGGAAAATATCTAAATCTTTTGATTTTTGTTATGGTCATAGAGTTTGGTCGCAGGAACTTAATGCTGAATTTTCTATGGATTCATGCTTAAAGTGTAGACACCTTCATGGACATCAAGGTAAAGTTATAATATATTTAGAGTCAAACAAACTAAACAATGGCATGGTTACAGATTTTAAACACTTAAATTGGTTTAAACACTTTTTAGATGATGTTTTAGATCATAAATTTATTATTGATATAAATGATCCACTATTTCAAACCCTATTACCTCACTACAATAAAGAAGAGTTGCTCAAGTTTCCACAAGGATATATGTTAGTAGATCTAACTAAAATCAAAGATGAACCACAACATATAAAAGAGATGTATGAGGGTTATGTATTAGTTGATTTTGTTCCAACAAGCGAAAATCTTTCAGCTTGGTTTTTAAAAATTGCCGCAGAGAAAATGAGTAAGTTAGGAATAAAAGTTTCTAGTGTAGAGTTTGAAGAGACACCAAAAAGCAAAAGCCACGTTTATGCTTGA
- the queC gene encoding 7-cyano-7-deazaguanine synthase QueC has protein sequence MSRKKAVCILSGGMDSSLSSYIAKKEDGYDIIAVHFNYGQRTEKRELKAFRNICEDLDIKEKYEIDIPFFTQIGASALTDKTIEVPTQGVKPGVPITYVPFRNGIFLSIATAIAEKEEAEAIFIGVVEEDSSGYPDCTDSFIEKMTSAINQGTKESTKIKIETPLVKLMKRDIVKRALELNVPLEHTWSCYKEEEEACGVCDSCRLRLNGFKEANAIDPIPYKD, from the coding sequence ATGAGTAGAAAAAAAGCAGTATGTATTTTAAGTGGAGGAATGGATTCAAGCCTATCTTCTTATATTGCAAAAAAAGAGGATGGTTATGACATTATTGCTGTTCACTTTAATTATGGACAAAGAACAGAAAAAAGAGAGCTAAAAGCTTTTAGAAACATATGTGAAGATTTAGATATAAAAGAGAAGTATGAGATAGATATACCTTTTTTTACCCAAATAGGCGCAAGTGCTCTTACAGATAAAACAATTGAAGTTCCAACACAAGGTGTAAAACCTGGTGTTCCAATTACTTATGTTCCATTTAGAAATGGAATTTTTCTATCTATTGCAACAGCTATTGCAGAAAAAGAAGAGGCAGAAGCTATTTTTATTGGAGTTGTGGAAGAGGATAGTTCTGGATACCCAGACTGTACTGATTCATTTATAGAAAAAATGACCTCTGCAATTAACCAAGGAACAAAAGAGTCAACAAAAATAAAAATAGAAACCCCTTTAGTAAAACTTATGAAAAGAGATATTGTAAAAAGAGCTTTAGAGTTAAATGTACCATTAGAACACACTTGGTCTTGTTATAAAGAGGAGGAGGAAGCTTGTGGAGTTTGTGACTCTTGTAGATTAAGATTAAATGGGTTTAAAGAGGCAAATGCAATAGATCCAATTCCATATAAGGATTAG
- a CDS encoding molybdopterin molybdotransferase MoeA: MAVTVKEALDTISNLTTNLKYEIIPIEDCINRICAENIFAKICLPRFNNSAMDGYAILFEDANKELELIDTIFAGDNNNKLLKPNTCIKIMTGARIPDNCNVIIPKEDCTELENGKIKVPENIKMNQHIRFIGEDIDCNDLLIKEKEEINFSKITLLSSQGLSHIKVYKKPKIVVFASGEELKLHYEKAEDYQIYNSNTPTFISRCQELGCDVDFIGQAKDSIEAIKELILNSLGADLIITSGGVSVGDADFTRDAFKEVDCINIFEGIKIKPGKPTVFGKIKDTYILNLPGNPLASALIFELFGKLIIQKLLGSNLTYHNFIFSKLGEDLKNKKGRITIIPGNFDGRYFYCEKKSNPGMVSTLSKCNSLIVLDENVSLLKKDSEVKVLPISWKFFEKEYKDFLTNE, translated from the coding sequence ATGGCTGTAACTGTCAAAGAGGCCTTAGATACTATTTCAAATCTAACTACTAATTTAAAATATGAGATTATTCCTATAGAAGATTGTATTAATAGAATCTGTGCTGAAAATATTTTTGCAAAAATTTGTTTACCTAGATTTAATAACTCTGCAATGGATGGATATGCAATACTTTTTGAAGATGCAAATAAAGAGTTGGAACTAATTGATACAATATTTGCAGGAGATAACAATAATAAATTATTAAAACCTAATACCTGCATAAAGATTATGACTGGAGCAAGGATTCCAGATAACTGTAATGTAATAATCCCTAAAGAGGATTGTACTGAATTAGAAAATGGAAAAATAAAAGTTCCAGAAAACATAAAAATGAATCAACATATTAGATTTATTGGTGAAGATATAGATTGTAATGACCTATTAATAAAAGAGAAAGAGGAGATTAATTTTTCAAAGATTACCCTACTTTCAAGCCAAGGTTTATCTCATATAAAGGTTTATAAAAAACCAAAAATAGTTGTTTTTGCAAGTGGCGAAGAGTTAAAACTTCATTATGAAAAAGCAGAAGATTATCAAATTTATAACTCAAATACTCCAACTTTTATTAGTAGATGTCAAGAGTTAGGATGTGATGTTGATTTTATAGGTCAAGCAAAAGACTCTATTGAAGCAATTAAAGAGCTAATTTTAAACTCACTTGGTGCAGATTTAATTATCACTTCAGGAGGAGTATCAGTTGGAGATGCTGATTTTACCCGTGATGCTTTTAAAGAGGTAGATTGTATTAATATTTTTGAAGGTATAAAAATCAAACCTGGAAAACCTACAGTTTTTGGGAAAATCAAAGATACTTATATTTTAAATCTTCCAGGAAATCCTCTTGCAAGTGCACTTATTTTTGAACTATTTGGAAAATTAATAATTCAAAAACTTTTAGGTTCAAATCTAACTTATCACAACTTTATTTTTTCTAAACTTGGTGAAGATTTAAAAAATAAAAAGGGAAGAATCACTATAATTCCAGGAAATTTTGATGGAAGATACTTTTATTGTGAGAAAAAAAGTAATCCTGGCATGGTTTCAACTCTCTCTAAATGTAATTCATTAATAGTTTTAGATGAGAACGTATCTTTACTAAAAAAAGATTCAGAAGTAAAAGTGCTTCCTATTTCATGGAAGTTTTTCGAAAAAGAGTATAAGGATTTTTTAACAAATGAGTAG
- a CDS encoding 16S rRNA (uracil(1498)-N(3))-methyltransferase yields MQFTFHSNASSSNLEIDGDLYKYLIKARRHKVGDIIPFRNLNDNFIYYYELSFIDRKKADFKLKSNEEKVVENSKKLHLGWCMVDPKTVEKVIASLNELGVDKITFIYCEYSQKNFKINIEKLEKILINSSSQCGRSSIIKLEICNSLKEFLKQNPDSFMLDFSLNHIDTKIDEVKTLVIGCEGGFSKNERKGFLDEKVVGFNSNLILRSETAVVSVSSKILV; encoded by the coding sequence ATGCAGTTTACGTTTCATTCTAATGCATCATCATCAAATTTAGAAATTGATGGAGATTTATATAAATATCTAATAAAAGCAAGAAGACATAAAGTTGGAGATATTATCCCTTTTAGAAACTTAAATGATAACTTTATATACTATTATGAACTAAGTTTTATAGATAGAAAAAAAGCAGATTTTAAACTAAAATCAAATGAAGAGAAAGTAGTTGAAAATAGTAAAAAACTTCATCTTGGTTGGTGTATGGTTGATCCAAAAACTGTAGAAAAAGTAATAGCATCTTTAAATGAGTTAGGTGTAGATAAAATCACATTCATCTATTGTGAATATTCGCAAAAGAATTTTAAAATCAATATAGAAAAACTAGAAAAAATTCTTATAAATTCATCATCTCAATGTGGAAGAAGTTCAATTATAAAATTAGAGATTTGCAATAGTTTAAAAGAGTTCCTAAAACAAAACCCAGACTCTTTTATGTTAGATTTCTCTTTAAATCATATAGACACAAAAATTGATGAGGTTAAAACTTTAGTAATTGGTTGTGAAGGCGGTTTCTCAAAAAATGAGAGAAAAGGTTTCTTAGATGAAAAAGTTGTTGGATTTAATTCAAATTTGATTTTAAGAAGTGAGACGGCTGTAGTCTCTGTTAGTTCAAAAATATTAGTTTAA
- a CDS encoding c-type cytochrome, with protein sequence MRELKVLAVVVVLTLVTYWGVEPFAHHQMHPHVEAPDYSFADVQGDVADVKALTGNAENGAVLVQSNCTACHSIESQGFPPIMDDASAAAAYGVVPPDLSTAGKLYNADYLAAFVKDPAKASKTAHKFVDGKVHPMPGYSWMQPQEIADIVAYLVSIAPKEMTNKEVFQNACQRCHGIKYGDMMNGTMAAKSPVENIKAYMGKIPPDLSQYIRSRGAEYLHEFVNDPQKHLEGTAMPRVGLTHEAEKQVVAYMEEVGDSKKAEREALGPKFLIYLVIFAIFAWLWKASKWREVH encoded by the coding sequence ATGAGAGAATTAAAAGTATTAGCTGTAGTAGTAGTGTTAACACTTGTTACTTACTGGGGAGTTGAACCTTTTGCTCATCATCAAATGCATCCACATGTTGAAGCACCTGATTACTCATTTGCAGATGTTCAAGGGGATGTTGCAGATGTTAAAGCTTTAACAGGAAATGCAGAAAATGGTGCAGTATTAGTACAATCAAATTGTACTGCTTGTCACTCAATTGAGTCACAAGGTTTTCCTCCAATTATGGATGATGCTAGCGCTGCAGCAGCATATGGAGTTGTTCCACCAGATTTAAGTACTGCTGGAAAACTTTATAATGCTGATTATTTAGCTGCTTTTGTTAAAGATCCTGCAAAAGCATCTAAAACTGCTCATAAATTTGTGGATGGAAAAGTTCACCCAATGCCAGGTTATTCATGGATGCAACCTCAAGAGATTGCTGATATTGTTGCATATTTAGTATCTATTGCTCCAAAAGAGATGACAAACAAAGAAGTATTCCAAAATGCTTGTCAAAGATGTCATGGTATCAAATATGGAGATATGATGAATGGAACTATGGCTGCAAAAAGTCCAGTTGAAAATATCAAAGCATATATGGGTAAAATCCCACCAGATTTATCTCAATATATTAGATCTAGAGGTGCTGAATATTTACATGAATTTGTTAATGACCCTCAAAAACACTTAGAAGGTACAGCAATGCCTAGAGTTGGATTAACTCATGAAGCAGAAAAACAAGTTGTAGCTTATATGGAAGAGGTTGGTGATTCTAAGAAAGCTGAGAGAGAAGCATTAGGGCCAAAATTCCTAATCTACTTAGTAATCTTTGCAATTTTTGCGTGGTTATGGAAAGCAAGCAAATGGAGAGAAGTTCATTAA
- a CDS encoding cytochrome b yields the protein MAKITKANSVGEWLDQRLNTTTFNKVMMTEYWIPKDINFLWAMGVLLATTFGILLISGIFLLMYYKPDVNLAFDSVNYTIMQEVAYGWLFRHMHGVAASVVFLIIYIHMFTGIYYGSYKQGREMIWISGMLLFVTFSAEGFSGYMLPWGQMSYWAAMVITNLFGGVPVIGDALVVWIRGDFNVADATLTRFFMLHVFLLPLVIMALIAFHFYTLRIPHVNNQTSEEFDFDAEAEKYLSGNKKESKVIPFWPIFISKDLAVLGIFLIFYFYLVFFHYNFAMDPVNFDPADNMVTPAHIYPEWYFLWSYEVLRGFFFDIAGVKAFDIGLAAFGFANIIFVILPWLDRDTKILPAHKRPAFFIWFWILMVDLIILTIWGKLPPTGNNAWVGFFAATAFILLFVLLPIVTKIDAKKRGE from the coding sequence ATGGCAAAAATTACAAAAGCTAACTCAGTTGGTGAGTGGTTAGATCAAAGATTAAACACAACTACTTTTAACAAAGTGATGATGACTGAATACTGGATTCCAAAAGATATTAACTTCTTATGGGCAATGGGTGTTCTTTTAGCAACAACTTTTGGTATTCTACTTATTTCTGGTATTTTCTTACTTATGTACTACAAACCAGATGTAAACTTAGCATTTGACTCTGTTAACTATACAATTATGCAAGAGGTTGCTTATGGTTGGTTATTTAGACATATGCACGGGGTTGCAGCATCTGTTGTTTTCTTAATTATCTATATTCACATGTTTACAGGTATCTATTATGGTTCTTATAAACAAGGAAGAGAGATGATTTGGATTTCAGGTATGTTATTATTTGTTACTTTCTCAGCAGAAGGTTTCTCAGGATATATGTTACCTTGGGGACAAATGTCATACTGGGCTGCAATGGTTATTACAAACCTATTTGGTGGTGTTCCAGTTATTGGAGATGCACTTGTTGTATGGATTAGAGGTGACTTTAACGTTGCTGATGCTACATTAACAAGATTTTTCATGTTACACGTGTTCTTATTACCACTTGTAATTATGGCTTTAATTGCATTCCACTTCTATACATTAAGAATTCCACACGTTAATAACCAAACTTCTGAAGAGTTTGATTTTGATGCTGAAGCTGAAAAATATCTAAGTGGAAATAAAAAAGAGTCAAAAGTAATTCCTTTCTGGCCTATTTTTATCTCAAAAGATTTAGCTGTTTTAGGTATCTTCTTAATTTTCTATTTCTATTTGGTATTCTTCCACTATAACTTTGCAATGGACCCAGTTAACTTTGATCCAGCAGACAACATGGTTACACCAGCTCACATCTATCCTGAATGGTATTTCCTATGGTCATACGAAGTATTAAGAGGTTTCTTCTTCGATATTGCTGGAGTAAAAGCATTTGATATTGGTCTTGCAGCATTTGGATTTGCAAATATTATTTTTGTAATATTACCATGGTTAGACAGAGATACAAAAATTTTACCAGCACACAAAAGACCAGCTTTCTTTATTTGGTTCTGGATTTTAATGGTTGACTTAATTATATTAACAATTTGGGGGAAACTACCTCCTACAGGTAATAATGCATGGGTAGGTTTCTTTGCAGCAACTGCATTTATCCTTCTATTTGTATTACTTCCAATTGTTACTAAAATTGATGCTAAAAAGAGAGGTGAGTAA
- a CDS encoding Rieske 2Fe-2S domain-containing protein, producing the protein MSNETNRRDFLGYTFAAVAAVGGAASLVGMKQAWDPLPSVLAGGFTTIELSGIKAGEPETFTWRGKPIFVLKKTAEMENNKRDLVIGEDRFTVAIGLCTHLGCIPAWKKTKWKCACHGGEFNPSAEQVFGPPPRPLDLPPFSVKGTQIVLGEEGPEYKKIAAAMKNA; encoded by the coding sequence ATGTCTAACGAAACAAATAGACGAGATTTTCTAGGTTATACATTTGCAGCTGTGGCGGCTGTCGGTGGTGCAGCTTCGCTTGTGGGGATGAAGCAAGCATGGGATCCACTGCCAAGTGTATTAGCTGGTGGATTTACAACTATAGAGCTTAGTGGAATAAAAGCGGGGGAACCAGAAACTTTTACGTGGAGAGGTAAACCAATTTTTGTTCTTAAGAAAACTGCCGAAATGGAAAACAACAAAAGAGATTTAGTAATTGGTGAAGACAGATTCACTGTTGCTATTGGACTTTGTACACACTTAGGTTGTATTCCTGCATGGAAAAAAACAAAGTGGAAATGTGCATGTCACGGTGGGGAATTTAACCCTAGTGCGGAGCAAGTTTTTGGACCTCCTCCAAGACCACTTGATTTACCTCCATTCAGTGTAAAAGGGACACAAATCGTACTTGGTGAAGAGGGTCCTGAATACAAAAAAATCGCTGCTGCGATGAAAAATGCGTAA
- the thrC gene encoding threonine synthase has protein sequence MNFIETRGNDGVKSKEVTFSEAILSPSASFGGLYVPKELPKLEKNFILNHINSSYKELAYDILKAFEIDIEEEEIRKALDLYDKFDNPNNPCPVVKVKDDLFVHEQYHGPTRAFKDMALQPFGSILSSIAKKREEKYLILAATSGDTGPAALNTFKNKENIQVACLYPDGGTSDVQRLQMVCEDGKNLKVIGIKGNFDDAQTALKNLLASDSFKKELEKDNIKLSAANSVNFGRIIFQIIYHFWSYIQLLKQEEIKYGEKIYLVVPSGNFGNVLGGFYALQMGVPVEKLLVASNENKILTEWINTGIYDIRDKKLILTKSPAMDILKSSNIERVIYSICKAERTKELMEDLNRDKIFKMNEKETKELQKYFSAINSDDKFGAKIIKEFLNSNYLMDPHTATCIKAYQELKEKDLKVVIYSTAEWTKFSPTVLQALHENSTPFPDKEALETISKEYNTKLPSSIKELFSSEIKHKSVIEKEKIEEEIVRFIRE, from the coding sequence ATGAACTTTATTGAAACAAGAGGAAATGACGGAGTAAAATCTAAAGAAGTTACCTTTAGTGAAGCTATCTTAAGTCCAAGTGCATCTTTTGGTGGATTATATGTGCCAAAAGAGTTACCAAAACTAGAAAAGAATTTTATTTTAAATCATATTAATTCAAGTTACAAAGAACTTGCATATGATATTTTAAAAGCTTTTGAGATTGATATTGAAGAAGAAGAGATAAGAAAAGCTCTTGATCTTTATGATAAATTTGACAACCCAAATAATCCATGTCCAGTTGTAAAAGTTAAAGATGATCTTTTTGTACATGAACAGTACCATGGTCCTACAAGGGCTTTTAAAGATATGGCTTTACAACCATTTGGTTCTATTTTAAGCTCAATTGCAAAAAAAAGAGAAGAGAAATATCTAATTCTTGCTGCAACATCAGGAGATACAGGACCAGCTGCGCTTAATACTTTTAAAAATAAAGAGAATATCCAAGTAGCTTGTCTCTATCCAGATGGGGGAACTTCAGATGTTCAAAGACTTCAAATGGTTTGTGAAGATGGAAAAAATCTAAAAGTAATAGGGATAAAAGGGAATTTTGATGATGCACAAACTGCATTGAAAAATCTTCTTGCATCTGACTCTTTTAAAAAAGAGTTAGAAAAAGATAATATTAAACTTAGTGCTGCAAACTCTGTTAACTTTGGAAGAATTATTTTCCAAATCATTTACCACTTTTGGTCATATATCCAACTTCTTAAACAAGAAGAGATTAAATATGGTGAAAAAATATATTTAGTAGTTCCTAGTGGAAACTTTGGAAATGTTCTTGGAGGATTCTATGCTCTTCAAATGGGAGTACCAGTTGAAAAACTACTTGTTGCTTCAAATGAGAATAAAATATTAACTGAATGGATTAACACAGGTATCTATGATATAAGAGATAAAAAACTTATTCTTACAAAATCACCTGCAATGGATATTTTAAAATCTTCTAATATAGAAAGAGTAATATACTCTATATGTAAAGCAGAAAGAACAAAAGAATTAATGGAAGATTTAAATAGAGATAAGATATTTAAAATGAATGAAAAAGAGACAAAAGAGCTTCAAAAATATTTTTCTGCAATAAATTCTGATGATAAATTTGGAGCAAAAATCATAAAAGAATTTTTAAATTCAAACTATTTGATGGATCCACATACAGCAACTTGTATAAAAGCTTATCAGGAATTAAAAGAAAAAGATCTAAAAGTGGTTATTTATTCTACAGCTGAGTGGACAAAATTTTCACCAACTGTTCTTCAAGCACTACATGAAAATTCTACACCATTCCCAGACAAAGAGGCTCTTGAAACCATATCAAAAGAGTACAATACTAAACTTCCTAGTTCAATAAAAGAGCTATTTTCTTCTGAAATTAAACATAAATCAGTAATAGAAAAAGAGAAAATTGAAGAAGAGATAGTAAGATTTATCAGAGAGTAA